CCCGGCCGAGTTCCAGTTCGATCGCGCTGGGGAAGGTGTTCTGGTCGAATTTTCCGTCGCCGGGCACGTTGTCGTTCCGGGTTCCGCTGGCGTTGGTGTTGTTCACCGTGGTGTCCGTCCAGTTCCCGTTCATGTCCCCGTAGTAGCCGTCGCTGGGCCATGCGCCCACGTGGTCGGGGGAGTGGCCGTCCGGGGCCATGTTTCCGGAGTAGGGAACCGGCACCCGTCCCAACAGATACAGCGACTTGGTGTTCACCGGATCCTCGTCGTAGGCCGCCTTGATCAGCGCCTTGGTGGAAATGGCGGTGCCGCTGCGGGGAGCGGTGATGGTGCGGACCGTCCATCCGTCGGCTGCCAGGTCGGCTTTCAGCAGGGAGATTTCGGCGGCCAGCGGGGTGATCATCGTGTCGTCGATCACCAGCAGCAGGATGCCCCGGGAATGAACCTCCGGAACCTTCACCCCGGCGGAGATGTATCCGATGGCGATGTTCGGAGATCCGCTGCTGAATCTTCTCTCCAGCCAGTATTCGTAGGATTCACCGAGGACGGCGGTGGTGTCCGTGTAGGATGTCTGCGTCGTTGTCAGGGTGGAAAGCAGCGTCCAGATATTCGAGCCCTTCGGGCGGCGGTGGATCCTCTGCGTGGTGACGGTGATGGGCGTCGTGCCGGTGACGGGTATCCGTACCGTCCAGGAAAGGGTGATGTGCGGGGCGGTGTCGGAGACGGTGGCCTGCAGGTCCACGGCGAAATCACGTGGTGTCGCGGCATGGGCGGACAAAGGTACAAGCGCGGCGGAAGCGACGAGCGCGGCAACGGGTTTCACGAAAATGACGGGTGGGTTTCCTAGAGAAATGGCAGGAGCCGGAAATTCTTCAAAGGAATTCCTCCGGGGTGATGGTCCCACTTTCGGAGGGCGGCGGAAGTCCATGGAAAACCGCAGCCGGTTCACCCGATGATCTCCATCAAATAGAAGAAACCGCAGATGGCCACAGATGAAAGAGATCCATTCCTACCTCTTTCCTATCTGCGTTCATCTGCGGTTCATTGCATCTCTTCATCCGAGGGAACACCGACGGGAAATCGCAGCCGGACCATCCTTTGGCATCCACCCCGCCGGAGCTCTCACGAGCTTCGCTATCCCGCGCAAATCACACGCTCTTCTTCAGGATCGCGACGGTTTCCTTCTGCCGTTGCACGACGTATTCACGGGCCTTGGCGGTCTTCTCCCTGGCTGCGGCGGGATCTTTCGCCATGGCCAGCACCGTCCCGACCAACCGCGAACGGTTCTCCTCGTCATCGAGATCGAACAACCAGTCACCCAGCCCGATCTGCTCCCACATGAAGCCCTTCGTCGTCTGTTCCACAAAGCGGCAGACGATCGCCGGTATGCCGTTGCCGACGCACATGATGGGCGTGTGCATCTCACTGCCGAAGTATCCGGCGGAGCGGGCATAGACGCTGAGCGCCTCATCCGTGAGCCAGAACTTGTCCCGCCACGCGACCCTCGGTTTCACCTCGTCCGGCAGGGGGTCGAAAAGCAGTTCCTTCCCTTCCTGCATCTGCGTGGAATCCTCCGGGCAGATCAGGACGTTCAGATCCGTCTCCTGGATGATCCGGATGATCGCCTCGCGCAGCAGCACATGGTCGTGCTCCTTCATCTTTTCGTTCTGTTCGTGCTTCGCGGGATTGAACTTGGTTCCGCGCTTGATGCGCCAGTAAGGGGCATTGCGGAGGTTCGGGATGCAGCAGAGGAACTTGCCCCCCTTCAGACCCTGGGCTTCCATGAACGCGATGGCCTTCCCGTCATTCCGGACATCACAGGCGAAGGCACCGTCCGGGCCGAACTCGATGATGGGTGACTTGACCCCGGCATCCTTCACCACCTGGAGGGACTTCGGGTCGCGCAGGAAGACGAAGGCGGCCGTGTCGAGGAGGGACTTGGTCCGCTCGTCCAGGCCGCTGTTGTTCATGATCTTCATCCCCGGGTCGCCGGCGGGGGCCATGGTGATGCCATAGACCCCGTAGGGCTTTTTCACCTCGTTCTTCCATATCTCCACATCGCGGTGGGCGGTGAGGTAGGGGCCGGAGCCGTGGAGCAGGAAGTCGCAGCCATCGATGATCTTGCGGTCCTTCGTGATGACCAGCTTCGGGAAACGCCGGAGAAGCATTTCCTCGACTCCATCCGCCACGCTCGACGGCCAGAGGATCACCTCCGCCTCGGGGAAGTAATTCTCCAGGATGGCCAGCACGCCCGGCGTGTGGGCGATGTCCCCGATGTTCACCGTCTGCCAGGAGGAACGGAGGACGATCTTCGGCGGGCGCTTGCCCTGCGCCACGGCAGGGATGGTGGCGAAGGCGGCGGCGAGGGCGGTGTGGAGGAAATGGCGGCGTTGCATGGCGGGCGGGGTTTTCAGAACTCGGTGGAGATTTCCTTGGGATGAAGCTCGGGGGCTCCGGGCTTGAAGTCGATGACCTGGTTTTGATTCCGGAGCTTTTCCTGGAGCGTGGGGATGGGGACGGACTGGACCGGCATGCCGCCCGCCGCAGCCATGGCGGCGGCGGTTCCGGCGGCGTGGCCTCCCATCATCCAGGTGCTTTCCACCCGGTAGGTGCAGTAGGCGACGTGGGAGAAACTGGCCGCGCCGGGAACCAGCAGGTTCGTGCATTCACCGGACTTCGGTGTGATGGCGCGGTAGGGGATCTGGTAGGCATGTCCGCGCCGCCAGATACGCCCTTCGTTCAGGAACTCCGTCGGGGAAACGGCCAGCCTGCGGACATGATGCGAGTCGATGAAATGACTGCCGATGGCGATGGCGTCCTCCTTCCGGCGGTCCTCCTGCACATCCTTCTGCGTGACGACGTAGGCGCCTTTCATCCGGCGGGCTTCCCGCACGTAGAGCTGGTAGGGCCAGTTGCCGTTGTCCGCGAACTCATCCTTGTGCAGGCCCCAGCGTGACGTTTCCGCGCGCAGGCTTTCCGGCACGCTGGCGTCCGTGGCGAGGAAATGGAAAAAACCCAGCGTGTAGTCCGTGTGGTCCGCCACGATGCGGTCGCGTCCGGCGTAGTCCGCATCCGGATATCCCTTCTGCCCCCCGAAGTGTCCGGTGGAAATGACGGCGGACTGGCGGTTGTTGACCTCCCACTTTTTCGGGTCCGGCCTTCCGCCTAGCAGGGCGACCAGTTCGTTGAGCGCGACCTTGCCACGGGAGGCCATCCGCTCGTGGATCCAGTTTTCCAGCAGGCGGTAGCGGGCACGGTCATAGTTCGCCGGAGCAGGGAGCGGGCGGCGGAAGGCGGGGTCGTCGGTGAAGCAGAGCCGCCAGTTGTAGTTCATCACCATCGGGTCCGCGGCTCCTTCGGTGAAGTCCTTCACCCAGCCGTCGATGCCGGGCAGCAGCTTGCCGTTTTCATCCACGGTGGCCGCCTTGCGGGTGGTCTTGTCGAAGCGGATACCGGCGGCCTCTTCCCCGTATTGTTCACGGGATTCGCGGCCGGAAGCATGGCCGACTCCGGAGCGGGCCATCAGATCGCCCTCGTAGCTGGCATCGATGAACACCTTCGCGGAAAAGGTGGAGCCGTTTTCCAGGGTGATCCTCCGGATGTCAGTGCCTTCCTTCTCCACGGTGGAGACACGGGAGCCGTAGCGGATCGGGATCTCCTCCTTCCCCAGCATGGAAAGGAAGGTTTTCTCGGCCACGGAAGACTCGAAGTAGAAGGCGGGTTCCTGCTTCCCGTAGTGCCTGCCCATGTTCTCATAGAACTCCAGCGAGATTCCGCCGAAGGTCCACTTCAGCATGTGCTCGGACTCCGCGGTGTTGATGCCGCTGGTGTTCAACCCGCCGACATGGCGGGTCGGCTCGATCAGCAGGACCTTCGCCCCCTCTCTCTTCGCCGCGATGGAGGCGGCGATACCGCAGGGAACGCCGCCATAGACCACCACGTCATACCGTTCCGCGGCATGTGATGTGGCCGGGAAGGCGCACCACCCCGCCACGCAGAGCATGGCGGTGCGGGCAAACTTCCGGCTCCCCGTGCTGGCTTTCATCCCTGGCGGCGTCTGCGGGTGGAGAAGGCGAAAAGACCGGCGGCGGCCAGCAGCGCGGACGATGGCTCAGGGACGACATCGAGCTGGAAATTGTCCACCTGGACTCCGAGGCGGGATCGCTCCGTATCCGTGCCGCTGCTCGTGCCGTTCTTGA
This genomic stretch from Akkermansiaceae bacterium harbors:
- a CDS encoding FAD-dependent oxidoreductase; this encodes MKASTGSRKFARTAMLCVAGWCAFPATSHAAERYDVVVYGGVPCGIAASIAAKREGAKVLLIEPTRHVGGLNTSGINTAESEHMLKWTFGGISLEFYENMGRHYGKQEPAFYFESSVAEKTFLSMLGKEEIPIRYGSRVSTVEKEGTDIRRITLENGSTFSAKVFIDASYEGDLMARSGVGHASGRESREQYGEEAAGIRFDKTTRKAATVDENGKLLPGIDGWVKDFTEGAADPMVMNYNWRLCFTDDPAFRRPLPAPANYDRARYRLLENWIHERMASRGKVALNELVALLGGRPDPKKWEVNNRQSAVISTGHFGGQKGYPDADYAGRDRIVADHTDYTLGFFHFLATDASVPESLRAETSRWGLHKDEFADNGNWPYQLYVREARRMKGAYVVTQKDVQEDRRKEDAIAIGSHFIDSHHVRRLAVSPTEFLNEGRIWRRGHAYQIPYRAITPKSGECTNLLVPGAASFSHVAYCTYRVESTWMMGGHAAGTAAAMAAAGGMPVQSVPIPTLQEKLRNQNQVIDFKPGAPELHPKEISTEF
- a CDS encoding polysaccharide pyruvyl transferase family protein, with the protein product MQRRHFLHTALAAAFATIPAVAQGKRPPKIVLRSSWQTVNIGDIAHTPGVLAILENYFPEAEVILWPSSVADGVEEMLLRRFPKLVITKDRKIIDGCDFLLHGSGPYLTAHRDVEIWKNEVKKPYGVYGITMAPAGDPGMKIMNNSGLDERTKSLLDTAAFVFLRDPKSLQVVKDAGVKSPIIEFGPDGAFACDVRNDGKAIAFMEAQGLKGGKFLCCIPNLRNAPYWRIKRGTKFNPAKHEQNEKMKEHDHVLLREAIIRIIQETDLNVLICPEDSTQMQEGKELLFDPLPDEVKPRVAWRDKFWLTDEALSVYARSAGYFGSEMHTPIMCVGNGIPAIVCRFVEQTTKGFMWEQIGLGDWLFDLDDEENRSRLVGTVLAMAKDPAAAREKTAKAREYVVQRQKETVAILKKSV